The following nucleotide sequence is from Candidatus Polarisedimenticolaceae bacterium.
TTCTGGTCCTCCGTGAAATAGAAGATGACCGAGCGGTACTGGCTTCCGTGGTCCGGACCCTGACGGTCGGGAGTCGTCGGGTCGTGGATGCTCCAGAAGAGATCGAGCAGCTCGTCGTAGGAGACGAGCGCCGGATCGTACTCGACCTCGACCGTCTCGGCGTGTCCCGTCATGTCCGTGCACACCTGCGCGTACGTCGGGTGCTCCGTGTGACCGCCCATGAATCCGACCGCGGTCGCGACGACCCCCTTCTGCATGCGGAACTCCTGCTCCACACCCCAGAAGCAACCCGCGGCGAAGGCCGCGAGCTGTGTCGGCTGCGCATGCCCCGTCGCCTGGCGCGTCGCGAAGAGACCGCTCGCCGTCGGCCGCGGTTGCTCTCCCGACGCCGCCACGAAGCGCACTGCCAGGACGGCCAACCCGCCGAGCACGAGCGTCCATCCGATTCTCTGCAGGTACATCGTCAGCTCCTCGCCGGGGGAATTGTTCCCGGCTCGTAGAGGAGTTCGACGGACCCTCCGAAAGGGTTACAGCGGGGGCGGTGTAACCATTCTTCGCTCCCGATCGAATTTCCGATAGCATGAACCAGCATGACCGAGGAGCGTGATGAGAGGCGTCTCGCAGCCCTCATGGCGCGGTGGCAGGCGGGTGATCCCGGCGCGTTCGATGAGGTCTACGCTGCGACGGCCGGCGCCGTTACCGGATACCTGGGTCGCTGGTTCGGCTCGGCCGCGGCCCCCGATCTCGTGCAAGAAACCTATCTGCGCGTGGTCGAAGCACGGCGGACCTACCGGCCGGACATGCCGTTCCGCCCGTGGCTCTTCGCGATCGCGCGCCACGTCGCCCTCGACGCCCATCGCCGCCGGAAGCGCCACGCGTCGCGGGAGCTGGTCACCGACGAGCTGCCCGAGGTCCCCGTTCGCGCTTCTGCGGAAGAGCACGTGAACGGCGGGCGCCTCGTCGAGTCCTTGCGAAAACTCCCAGCCGGCCAGGACGAGCTCGTTTGGCTCGCCAAGGTCGAAGGCATGACCTCGACCGAGATCGGAAGGATCGTCGGCGCCTCACCCGGCGCGGTGAAGGTGCGCCTGCACCGTGCGCTCAACCGGCTCAAGAGCCTGGTCGATCACGAACGGAGCGACCGGTGAGCCACAAAGAGCAGCCGGTCCCTCCGATGTCGGACGCGCTGCGCGCGGCGGTGCGCGAGCGCTCGAGCCCGGTGAAGCCGTTGCTTCCTCCCGGGCCGCGGGCCGCCTTGTTGACCGCGACGGGGATCCTGGTCGCGCTCGCCTTTGTCGCGGCCACCGGCGTGCGTGCGGATGCCGCAGCACTCGGGATGCCGATCGTGTGGGTCCCCGCCCTTGTCCGTCTCGCGGCCGCGGGGGCATGGATGCTCCTGATCGCGCGAGAAGCGACTCCGTCGGAAGGTGTTTCCGCTCCGGTGCGGATCGCCGCCTTCGTCTCGGTCCCTGCGCTCCTCCTCGTGTCGGCGTTCGTGGTCGCTCGCGCCGGAGGCAACGGCGCGGGTCTCACGCCCATGATGTGCTACGGGAAGGTGGTCGCGCTGGCGATCCCGGCGATGGGCGCCGCCCTGTGGCTGCTGCGGCGCGCCTTCCCGCTGCGCCCGATCCTCGCCTACCTGGGAGCGGGCCTGGCCGCGGGCTTGATCGCGGAGACGGCGTTACACCTGACCTGTCCCTCGACGAGCCCAGCCCACATGCTCCTCATCCATGGCGGCGCCGTCGCCACGGCTGCCGCATTCGGCGCCGTCATGGGAGCGGGGCGTCTACGGCGCGGAGCCCGCTGACTTCAGCCCCGTCAGATCGACATCGCCCGTGGTCGAGAAATGCGTGTGGGAAAGACCCGGGGAGTGGAACTTCCCCTTCATCTCGTAGTGGACCTTGTCGAGGGAGGAGCCGGCGAAGAGGCCCATCGCCTGCTTGATCATGTTCATCGCGGAGATGGTGATCGGGACGCTGACGACCGCCTCCCCGAAGCGCGGGACGCTCCCCGTCTCGTCGGATACACCGCTGGCGAACGATTTTCCCTGCACGGCCATCTGCACGGCCATCCCGTTGTAGTCGACCGGCGCGTCGTTGGGGTTCTGCACGCGAAGCTTGACCATCATCCGCATCTCGAGCCCCTCGGAGTGATCGAGGGGCTCGATGCCGGCGACGGTCACGATCAGCGGGTCGCGGTGCGGGATCGAGGCACAGCCGGAGACGAGGAGCAGGCAGGCCAGCGCCGCGGACCGGGATGAGCGCATGGGCAGAGGATATATCGGGGAAGGTAATCCATTAATTCGTCAACAGTTGCGAGACTGTCTCGAGGTCCGCGGCACTCACGTCCGACACCGCGATCGACTCCATGCCGTCTTTCCGCCACTCGACCCAGTTGTAACCGAGGTGTGACCCCGAAGAGCGCGCGGTGTCCTTCTCCGTCGTCGGCCACACGAAGACGTTGATCACATGTTTGCGACGGGCATACACGACGACCGCGACGGTACGGCCCCGAATGACGTCGAGGCGACCCCCTTCCAGCGGAAATCCGTCGGTGGCGAGATCGCGGACGGGCGGCGCGAAGTCGATCCTACCGTCGAACCACGGCTTCACGGTGTGCTGGTCGGTCGAGACGACGTCGATCAGATGGCCAGGCTGGAGCGAGCGCAAGTGCGCGTCGACGATCGATGAGATCGCCGGGTCGTTGCGCGCGCCGATCAGGCCATCGAGCTGCCTCCATCCGACCATGACGACGAGCAAGAAAGAAGCCGCGAGGGCGAGAGCGCGCCATGCGTTCGCGCTCGGGGCTTGGGTGGGGCCCCGGCGGTTCGGCGCCGCGAGCTCGGCCTCGAGCCTCCGGCGCAGCGTCTCGGGCGCTCGTTCGCGGAGGTTCGACGCCCTGAGCGACGACCGCAGCGCCCTTTGCGCCGCGAGCGCCCCGGCGCAATCGGGGCACGATTCCAAATGGCGTTCGAACTCCACGGCGCCCGCGGCGTCGAGCTCGCCGTCGAGGTAGGCGTGAAGGACCGACGACGTGCGCTCGCAGCTCAAGAACGGCCTCCTTCGCGACCGGCGATGAGCGAGCGCTTCAGCTTCTCTCTCGCGCGGGCGAGGCTGGACATGACCGTGCCGATCGGAAGCTCGGTGATCGCCGCGATCTCCTTGTAGGAGCACTCCTCGAACTCGCGGAGCACGAGGACCTCGCGGAACTGTGCCGGGAGGCTCTCGAGTGCGCGCATCAGGCGGTCTCGGTCGTCGCCGGCGATCGCCAGAGCTTCCGGCGTTCCGTCCGATTGCGGATGAAGCTCCTCGTCGAACTCGGTCGCCGAGTCCGCCGGCCCGTGCTTCTGAAGCCGCGTGTAGCAGGTGTTGCGCACGATCTGAAGCAGCCACGCGCGCGCGTCGCCGCCTTGATAGCCGCGGAAGAAGCGCAGCGCGCGAAGCGTCGATTCCTGCACCGCGTCCTCGGCCTCGGTCCGGTCTCGCAAGAGCCACCTCGCCAGGTTGAAGGCCGCGTCGAGATGCGGGAGCACGAGCCGCTCGAAACGCGCCCGTTCGACCGCGTCCAACACGTCCTCCGCCGCCCGATCGACACGTGAACTCATAGAGGAGACCGTCGCCGCCGCAATTCTATTCCCGCGTCCGAACTTTATTTCGCAAACGTGGAAAAGCGCCGGCGCGAAGGAATACCCGCCTTCCGGACCCGGTCTAGACCATCGAACGCGAACGGCAGAACGAAGGAGAACACCATGATCGATGACAAAGACAGCACGAACGACCTGATCGTCGACGACCACCACGACGACGGCGTCGACCGCCGCGGGTTCCTGAAGTGCATGGCTTGGGCGGGGGCCGGGGCGCTCTACGTCATGCAGGGCGGCGTGCTGAAGTCGTACGCCATGGGGGCGTCGGGACGCTCCGACATCCCGGCCGGGGAATTGAGCTTCGTCCAGATCAGCGACAGCCACATGGGGTTCAACAAGGCCGCCAACACGGACGTCGTCGGCACGTTGAAGACTGCGGTCGACAAGATCAACGCTCTTTCGATCGCGCCGGAACTCATCCTCCACACCGGCGACATCAGCCACCTGTCGAAGCCCGAGGAGTTCGACACCGTCGACCAGGTCTTGAAGGGCGCCGTGGCGAAGGACGTCTTCTACGTTCCCGGCGAGCACGACGTCCTGAACGACGACGGCAAGCAGTACCTCGAGCGTTACGGCAAGGTCGCGAACGGCTCGGGGTGGTACAGCTTTGATAAGAAGGGCGTGCACTTTATCGGGCTCGTCAATGTGATGAACCTGAAGCCGGGCGGGCTCGGCTCGCTCGGTCCCGACCAGCTCGAGTGGCTGGAGCACGACGTCAAGCACCGGAAGGCGAGCACCCCGATCGTCGTGTTCGCGCA
It contains:
- a CDS encoding sigma-70 family RNA polymerase sigma factor, which gives rise to MTEERDERRLAALMARWQAGDPGAFDEVYAATAGAVTGYLGRWFGSAAAPDLVQETYLRVVEARRTYRPDMPFRPWLFAIARHVALDAHRRRKRHASRELVTDELPEVPVRASAEEHVNGGRLVESLRKLPAGQDELVWLAKVEGMTSTEIGRIVGASPGAVKVRLHRALNRLKSLVDHERSDR
- a CDS encoding NrsF family protein; amino-acid sequence: MSHKEQPVPPMSDALRAAVRERSSPVKPLLPPGPRAALLTATGILVALAFVAATGVRADAAALGMPIVWVPALVRLAAAGAWMLLIAREATPSEGVSAPVRIAAFVSVPALLLVSAFVVARAGGNGAGLTPMMCYGKVVALAIPAMGAALWLLRRAFPLRPILAYLGAGLAAGLIAETALHLTCPSTSPAHMLLIHGGAVATAAAFGAVMGAGRLRRGAR
- a CDS encoding LEA type 2 family protein, producing MRSSRSAALACLLLVSGCASIPHRDPLIVTVAGIEPLDHSEGLEMRMMVKLRVQNPNDAPVDYNGMAVQMAVQGKSFASGVSDETGSVPRFGEAVVSVPITISAMNMIKQAMGLFAGSSLDKVHYEMKGKFHSPGLSHTHFSTTGDVDLTGLKSAGSAP
- a CDS encoding anti-sigma factor, whose product is MSCERTSSVLHAYLDGELDAAGAVEFERHLESCPDCAGALAAQRALRSSLRASNLRERAPETLRRRLEAELAAPNRRGPTQAPSANAWRALALAASFLLVVMVGWRQLDGLIGARNDPAISSIVDAHLRSLQPGHLIDVVSTDQHTVKPWFDGRIDFAPPVRDLATDGFPLEGGRLDVIRGRTVAVVVYARRKHVINVFVWPTTEKDTARSSGSHLGYNWVEWRKDGMESIAVSDVSAADLETVSQLLTN
- a CDS encoding sigma-70 family RNA polymerase sigma factor produces the protein MDAVERARFERLVLPHLDAAFNLARWLLRDRTEAEDAVQESTLRALRFFRGYQGGDARAWLLQIVRNTCYTRLQKHGPADSATEFDEELHPQSDGTPEALAIAGDDRDRLMRALESLPAQFREVLVLREFEECSYKEIAAITELPIGTVMSSLARAREKLKRSLIAGREGGRS
- a CDS encoding metallophosphoesterase, with protein sequence MIDDKDSTNDLIVDDHHDDGVDRRGFLKCMAWAGAGALYVMQGGVLKSYAMGASGRSDIPAGELSFVQISDSHMGFNKAANTDVVGTLKTAVDKINALSIAPELILHTGDISHLSKPEEFDTVDQVLKGAVAKDVFYVPGEHDVLNDDGKQYLERYGKVANGSGWYSFDKKGVHFIGLVNVMNLKPGGLGSLGPDQLEWLEHDVKHRKASTPIVVFAHMPLWSVYPEWGWGTEDSAQALSYLKKFGSVTVLNGHIHQLMQKVEGNVTFHTAASTAFPQPQPGKADSPGPMVVPAGELRGLLGITDVNFVQGRHALAIVDSSLK